From Streptomyces griseorubiginosus, one genomic window encodes:
- a CDS encoding amidohydrolase, with translation MSEPKTVLLRRGEVHSPADPFATAMVVERGQVAWVGSEGAADAFADGVDETVDLDGALVTPAFTDAHVHTTATGLALTGLDLSDAPSLDAALTLVREFAAARPHDPVLLGHGWDASRWPGNRPPTRAELDEATGGRPLYLSRIDVHSAVVTTALLDMTAVGHVDGPLTADAHHAVRATALAAVSPAQRKQAQRAALAHAASLGIGTVHECAGPEISSEDDFTGLLRLAEAEPGPRVVGYWAERADEGVAKARELGAVGAAGDLFVDGALGSHTACLHEPYTDADHTGTAYLDTAAVAAHVIACTEAGLQAGFHAIGDAAVTAVVEGVRAAAEKLGLARVRAARHRVEHAEMLTPEAIAAFAELGLTASVQPAFDALWGGEDGMYARRLGRERASRLNPFAALLRAGVPLAFGSDSPVTPLDPWGTVRAAAFHHTPEHRVSVRAAFTAHTRGGWRAVGRDDAGVLVPGAPADYAVWRTDELVVQAPDDRVARWSTDPRSGTPGLPDLTPGRDLPVCLRTVVGGRTVFVRPGE, from the coding sequence ATGAGTGAACCGAAGACCGTCCTCCTGCGCCGCGGCGAGGTCCACAGCCCCGCCGACCCCTTCGCCACGGCGATGGTCGTGGAGCGGGGCCAAGTCGCCTGGGTCGGCTCGGAAGGCGCCGCCGACGCCTTCGCGGACGGGGTCGACGAGACCGTCGACCTGGACGGCGCCCTGGTCACTCCCGCGTTCACCGACGCACATGTGCACACGACCGCCACCGGCCTGGCCCTCACCGGCCTCGACCTGTCCGACGCGCCCTCGCTCGACGCGGCGCTGACCCTCGTACGAGAGTTCGCGGCCGCCCGCCCGCACGACCCCGTCCTCCTCGGCCACGGCTGGGACGCTTCGCGCTGGCCCGGCAACCGACCGCCCACCCGCGCGGAACTCGACGAGGCCACCGGTGGTCGCCCGCTCTATCTGAGCCGCATCGACGTCCACTCCGCGGTCGTGACCACGGCACTGCTCGACATGACGGCCGTGGGGCACGTGGACGGACCTCTCACCGCCGACGCCCATCACGCCGTACGCGCGACGGCGCTCGCCGCCGTCTCCCCGGCCCAGCGGAAACAAGCGCAGCGCGCCGCCCTCGCCCACGCGGCCTCCCTCGGCATCGGGACCGTTCACGAATGCGCAGGCCCCGAGATCTCCTCGGAGGACGACTTCACCGGCCTCCTGCGACTCGCGGAAGCGGAACCCGGTCCACGGGTCGTCGGCTACTGGGCGGAGCGGGCCGACGAAGGCGTGGCCAAGGCACGCGAGCTCGGCGCGGTCGGCGCCGCCGGGGACCTCTTCGTCGACGGCGCCCTCGGCTCCCACACCGCCTGCCTGCACGAGCCCTACACCGACGCCGACCACACCGGCACCGCCTACCTGGACACCGCCGCCGTGGCCGCCCATGTCATCGCCTGCACCGAGGCGGGCCTCCAGGCCGGTTTCCACGCGATCGGCGACGCGGCCGTGACCGCCGTGGTCGAGGGTGTCCGCGCCGCCGCGGAGAAGCTCGGCCTCGCCCGCGTCCGTGCCGCCCGGCACCGCGTCGAGCACGCCGAGATGCTCACTCCCGAGGCGATCGCCGCCTTCGCCGAACTCGGTCTCACCGCCTCCGTCCAGCCCGCCTTCGACGCCCTGTGGGGCGGCGAGGACGGCATGTACGCCCGGCGCCTGGGCCGGGAGCGGGCGAGCCGCCTGAACCCCTTCGCGGCCCTCCTGCGGGCCGGCGTCCCGCTCGCCTTCGGCTCCGACAGCCCGGTGACCCCCCTCGACCCGTGGGGCACGGTCCGCGCGGCCGCCTTCCACCACACCCCCGAGCACCGGGTCTCCGTGCGCGCCGCCTTCACCGCGCACACCCGGGGCGGCTGGCGGGCGGTCGGGCGCGACGACGCCGGCGTCCTGGTGCCCGGCGCCCCCGCGGACTACGCGGTGTGGCGCACCGACGAACTGGTCGTGCAGGCCCCCGACGACCGGGTGGCCCGTTGGTCCACCGACCCGCGCTCCGGCACCCCCGGCCTGCCCGACCTGACGCCGGGCCGTGACCTGCCCGTCTGTCTGCGCACGGTGGTCGGCGGACGGACGGTCTTCGTACGGCCGGGCGAGTGA
- a CDS encoding SCO1431 family membrane protein, with protein MTAQSATAARTRTGGPRDDGPSVVEHLAGWVLVAVIAMLVTQLGLL; from the coding sequence ATGACCGCACAGTCAGCCACCGCCGCCCGCACCCGCACCGGCGGCCCCCGGGACGACGGCCCGAGCGTCGTCGAACACCTCGCGGGCTGGGTCCTCGTCGCCGTGATCGCGATGCTCGTCACGCAACTCGGTCTGCTGTGA
- a CDS encoding phosphotransferase family protein, which yields MATAPRPRTTTRDPDELAGRLTAWLGTRLPGATATDITVPASNGMSSETLLFTVEHPAPPLRECALRLAADPSAYTVFPVYDMVRQYRTMRTVAEFSDLPVPKVQWLEEDPGPLGAPFFVMERVAGRVPPDVMPYTYEGNWLHAASDTEREHLEAATVGLLARLHDQVPLTEAEFLALPGEGDALRRHVTAQRAYYDWVVAGLPRSPLIEQAFDRLEDLWPRDPCPPVLNWGDARIGNVIYDGFDPVAVLDWEMAALAPREVDLGWTVYLHRFFQDLTVAFGQRGLPDFLRRDRIEARYADLTGHTPHDMDFFTLYAALRHAIVMLRVAYRQVHFGEVAVPADPDTLILHHGSLRAMVQGSYWE from the coding sequence ATGGCCACGGCACCCCGTCCGCGTACCACCACCCGCGACCCCGATGAACTGGCGGGCCGCCTCACCGCCTGGCTCGGCACCCGTCTGCCCGGAGCCACGGCGACGGACATCACCGTCCCCGCCTCGAACGGCATGTCCAGCGAGACCCTGCTCTTCACCGTCGAGCACCCCGCACCGCCCCTGCGTGAGTGCGCGTTGAGGCTGGCGGCAGACCCGTCGGCGTACACGGTCTTCCCGGTGTACGACATGGTCCGCCAGTACCGGACGATGCGGACGGTGGCGGAGTTCTCCGACCTCCCGGTGCCGAAGGTGCAGTGGCTGGAGGAGGACCCCGGCCCGCTCGGAGCGCCCTTTTTCGTCATGGAGCGCGTGGCAGGACGCGTACCGCCGGACGTCATGCCCTACACCTACGAGGGCAACTGGCTGCATGCCGCGAGCGACACCGAACGCGAGCACCTGGAGGCGGCCACGGTCGGACTGCTGGCCCGCCTGCACGACCAAGTCCCCTTGACAGAGGCCGAGTTCCTGGCACTGCCCGGCGAGGGCGACGCGCTGCGGCGCCATGTCACGGCCCAACGCGCCTACTACGACTGGGTGGTGGCCGGACTGCCCCGCTCACCCCTCATCGAGCAGGCCTTCGACCGGCTGGAGGACCTCTGGCCGCGCGACCCGTGCCCGCCCGTCCTCAACTGGGGAGACGCACGCATCGGCAACGTGATCTACGACGGTTTCGACCCCGTCGCCGTACTGGACTGGGAGATGGCCGCCCTGGCCCCGCGCGAAGTGGACCTCGGCTGGACGGTCTACCTGCACCGCTTCTTTCAGGACCTCACGGTCGCCTTCGGGCAGCGCGGACTGCCCGACTTCCTGCGCCGCGACCGCATCGAGGCCCGCTACGCCGACCTCACCGGCCACACCCCGCACGACATGGACTTCTTCACGCTGTACGCCGCGCTGCGGCACGCGATCGTCATGCTGCGCGTCGCCTACCGGCAGGTCCACTTCGGTGAGGTGGCCGTACCGGCGGACCCGGACACACTGATCCTGCACCACGGCAGCCTGCGGGCCATGGTGCAGGGCAGCTACTGGGAATGA
- a CDS encoding TetR/AcrR family transcriptional regulator produces MNISDQREAARPRARGTERSVARRAELIAIGRKLFADTSYDALSMDDIAKQAHVAKGLIYYYFQSKRGYYLAIIQDSVADLVTYAASGLEMEQVDRVHRTLDSYLRYAEHNQAAYRTVVSGGVGFDAEVHAIRDGVREAIVATIAEGAYGRSDISPLARMGLLAWVCSVEGATLDWIDGPPQLSRDTMRELLVKALGGSMRAIAEMDPNYPAPRPARRDG; encoded by the coding sequence TTGAATATCAGTGATCAGCGTGAAGCCGCCCGGCCGCGGGCCCGCGGCACCGAGCGCTCGGTTGCGCGCCGCGCCGAACTCATCGCCATCGGGCGGAAGTTGTTCGCGGACACCTCCTACGACGCGCTCTCCATGGACGACATCGCCAAGCAGGCGCATGTCGCCAAGGGGCTGATCTACTACTACTTCCAGTCCAAGCGGGGCTACTACCTGGCGATCATCCAGGACTCCGTCGCCGACCTGGTCACCTACGCGGCGAGCGGTCTCGAGATGGAACAGGTGGACCGCGTCCACCGCACCCTGGACAGCTACCTGCGCTACGCCGAACACAACCAGGCCGCCTACCGTACGGTCGTCAGCGGCGGCGTCGGTTTCGACGCCGAGGTGCACGCCATCCGGGACGGGGTGCGCGAGGCGATCGTCGCGACCATCGCCGAAGGGGCGTACGGCCGTAGCGACATCTCCCCGCTGGCGCGCATGGGACTGCTCGCCTGGGTGTGCAGCGTCGAGGGCGCCACCCTGGACTGGATCGACGGTCCGCCCCAGCTCTCCCGCGACACCATGCGCGAGCTGCTGGTGAAGGCGCTCGGTGGCTCGATGCGCGCGATCGCGGAGATGGACCCGAACTACCCCGCACCCCGGCCCGCCCGCCGGGACGGCTGA
- a CDS encoding peptidase C39 family protein: MSRAEQPSRRTVLAVAVAAAVAGTAGPAAAVGTTADADPDEAARLVDNHAWITYGDWRAGTARGTRAVAGSRPGLVIGAPAGTTDYTDPHTGTTATWEYATWTSPVHTLAVPSTEVIASWNAHTPAGTWIQIELQGTYSDGTATPWYVMGRWAAGDGDIRRTSVDDQTDGKSTIWTDTFAIDDPATGLRLASYRLRLTLYRRPGAKYTPTVWRLGGMGSDVPDRFTVPASTPGLARELIVPRYSQEIHVGQYPEYDNGGEAWCSPTSSQMIIEYWGGRLTKEQLAWVDPSYADPQVCHAARYTYDYQYAGCGNWPFNAAYAATFKDLQGVVTRLGSLTDLETLIAAGIPAITSQSFLKEELTGAGYGTSGHLMTVIGFTAEGDVIANDPASPSDAAVRRVYKRREWENIWLRTKRYNASGKVVSGTGGVCYLYFPACPTPRQRKALEAVGVR, encoded by the coding sequence ATGAGCAGAGCCGAACAGCCGTCCCGCAGAACCGTTCTCGCCGTCGCGGTCGCCGCCGCGGTGGCCGGCACCGCGGGCCCCGCGGCCGCCGTCGGCACCACGGCCGACGCGGACCCCGACGAGGCCGCCCGCCTGGTCGACAACCACGCCTGGATCACGTACGGCGACTGGCGCGCCGGCACCGCGCGGGGCACCCGTGCCGTCGCCGGCAGCCGCCCCGGCCTCGTGATCGGCGCGCCCGCCGGCACCACCGACTACACCGACCCGCACACCGGCACCACCGCCACCTGGGAGTACGCGACCTGGACCTCCCCGGTCCACACGCTCGCCGTGCCCTCGACCGAGGTGATCGCCTCCTGGAACGCCCACACCCCGGCCGGCACCTGGATCCAGATCGAGCTCCAGGGGACGTACTCCGACGGCACGGCCACCCCCTGGTACGTGATGGGCCGCTGGGCCGCCGGGGACGGGGACATCAGGCGGACCTCCGTCGACGACCAGACCGACGGCAAGAGCACCATCTGGACGGACACCTTCGCGATCGACGACCCGGCGACCGGGCTGCGCCTGGCGTCGTACCGCTTGCGGCTGACCCTGTACCGCAGGCCGGGCGCGAAGTACACGCCGACCGTGTGGCGGCTGGGTGGGATGGGCTCGGACGTCCCCGACCGCTTCACCGTCCCGGCCTCCACGCCCGGCCTCGCCCGTGAGCTGATCGTCCCGCGCTACTCGCAGGAGATCCACGTGGGCCAGTACCCGGAGTACGACAACGGCGGCGAGGCCTGGTGCAGTCCCACCAGCTCGCAGATGATCATCGAGTACTGGGGCGGCCGGCTCACCAAGGAGCAACTGGCCTGGGTCGACCCCTCCTACGCCGACCCGCAGGTCTGCCACGCGGCCCGGTACACCTACGACTACCAGTACGCGGGCTGCGGCAACTGGCCGTTCAACGCGGCCTACGCGGCCACCTTCAAGGACCTCCAGGGCGTGGTCACCCGGCTCGGCTCGCTCACCGACCTGGAGACCCTGATCGCGGCCGGCATCCCGGCCATAACGTCCCAGTCGTTCCTCAAGGAGGAGCTCACCGGGGCCGGTTACGGCACCTCGGGCCACCTCATGACGGTGATCGGCTTCACCGCCGAGGGCGATGTGATCGCCAACGACCCGGCCTCGCCCAGCGACGCGGCGGTGCGGCGCGTCTACAAGCGGCGCGAGTGGGAGAACATCTGGCTGCGCACCAAGCGGTACAACGCCAGCGGCAAGGTCGTCTCCGGCACCGGAGGCGTCTGCTACCTGTACTTCCCCGCCTGCCCGACCCCGCGCCAGCGCAAGGCGCTCGAAGCGGTGGGCGTGCGCTGA
- a CDS encoding acyl-CoA dehydrogenase — translation MPDRAPQPVDRQLPTDEARDLISLVRDIAQHEIVPRAAEQEDAGHFPREVFTLLSRTGLLGLPYDSEHGGADQPYEVYLQVLEELAAARLTVGLGVSVHTLASYALATYGTKEQQVEHLPAMLGGGLLGAYCLSEPSSGSDAASLRTRAVRDGDDWVITGTKAWITHGGVADFYTVMARTGEEGPRGITAFLVPADAQGVSAAAPEKKMGMKGSPTAQVHFDGVRVPDARRVGDEGQGFAIALSALDSGRLGIAACAIGLAQAALDEAVDYATGRQQFGRPIADFQGLRFMLADMATQIEAGRALYLAAARLRDAGRPFAKQAAMAKLHCTDTAMKVTTDAVQVLGGYGYTADFPAERYMREAKVLQIVEGTNQIQRMVIARHLAGPETR, via the coding sequence ATGCCCGACCGCGCCCCGCAGCCGGTGGACCGGCAACTGCCCACGGACGAGGCCCGGGACCTGATCTCGCTCGTCCGCGACATCGCGCAGCACGAGATCGTCCCGCGGGCGGCCGAGCAGGAGGACGCCGGGCACTTCCCGCGCGAGGTCTTCACCCTGCTCTCCCGCACCGGACTGCTCGGCCTGCCCTACGACTCCGAACACGGCGGCGCCGACCAGCCGTACGAGGTCTACCTCCAGGTCCTGGAAGAGCTCGCCGCCGCCCGCCTCACCGTCGGCCTCGGCGTCAGCGTGCACACCCTCGCCTCCTACGCGCTCGCCACCTACGGCACCAAGGAACAGCAGGTCGAGCACCTGCCCGCGATGCTCGGCGGCGGGCTCCTCGGCGCCTACTGCCTCTCCGAGCCGTCCTCCGGTTCCGACGCGGCCTCGCTGCGCACCAGAGCGGTCCGGGACGGCGACGACTGGGTGATCACCGGCACCAAGGCCTGGATCACCCATGGCGGAGTGGCCGACTTCTACACCGTCATGGCGCGGACCGGCGAGGAGGGGCCGCGCGGGATCACCGCGTTCCTGGTCCCCGCCGACGCGCAGGGCGTCAGTGCCGCGGCCCCGGAGAAGAAGATGGGCATGAAGGGCTCGCCCACCGCCCAGGTCCACTTCGACGGGGTCCGCGTCCCGGACGCGCGGCGCGTCGGCGACGAGGGCCAGGGCTTCGCGATCGCCCTGTCCGCGCTGGACTCGGGGCGGCTGGGCATCGCGGCCTGCGCGATCGGACTGGCCCAGGCGGCCCTCGACGAGGCGGTCGACTACGCGACCGGGCGGCAGCAGTTCGGGCGGCCGATCGCCGACTTCCAGGGACTGCGCTTCATGCTCGCCGACATGGCGACCCAGATCGAGGCCGGCCGGGCGCTGTACCTCGCGGCGGCGCGGCTGCGGGACGCCGGGCGGCCCTTCGCCAAGCAGGCGGCCATGGCCAAGCTGCACTGCACCGACACCGCGATGAAGGTCACCACCGACGCCGTCCAGGTCCTCGGCGGCTACGGCTACACCGCGGACTTCCCGGCCGAGCGGTACATGCGCGAGGCCAAGGTCCTGCAGATCGTCGAGGGCACCAACCAGATCCAGCGGATGGTCATCGCCCGTCACCTGGCGGGTCCTGAGACCCGCTGA
- a CDS encoding hemolysin family protein, protein MSVLQLLFAALLVLANGFFVGAEFALVSVRRSQIEPLGTARARQVLYGLERLPQMMAAAQFGITVCSLTLGAVAEPTVAHLLEPVFEWIHLPHGMIHPLGYVIALAAVVFFHLVIGEMVPKNLAMAAPEKVALWLSPGLVAFARLCRPITIALGACAAAILRLFRVEPKDEVEAVFTSEQLNRLVEDSGQAGLLDPEEQERLEDALELGSRPVTDVLLKRESLVTVRPSVTPGQIIELTGRTGYSRFPIAAENGAFMGYLHVKDVLDLEESQRAVPQQIWRPMTKLRSDLPLDDALTVMRRAATHLAQVADGSGKVLGLVALEDVLELLVGEVRDPAHRELPEVRVTEPRSSEEALAS, encoded by the coding sequence ATGAGCGTGCTCCAACTCCTCTTCGCAGCCCTGCTCGTGCTCGCCAACGGCTTCTTCGTCGGCGCCGAGTTCGCGCTGGTCTCCGTGCGCCGCAGCCAGATCGAACCGCTCGGCACCGCACGGGCCCGCCAGGTGCTGTACGGCCTCGAGCGGCTCCCGCAGATGATGGCGGCGGCCCAGTTCGGTATCACGGTGTGCTCGCTGACGCTCGGCGCGGTCGCCGAACCGACGGTCGCGCACCTGCTGGAGCCGGTGTTCGAGTGGATCCACCTGCCACACGGCATGATCCACCCGCTCGGCTACGTCATCGCCCTGGCCGCGGTCGTCTTCTTCCACCTCGTCATCGGCGAGATGGTCCCGAAGAACCTCGCGATGGCGGCCCCGGAGAAGGTCGCGCTGTGGCTCAGCCCGGGCCTGGTGGCCTTCGCGCGACTGTGCCGCCCCATCACCATCGCCCTCGGCGCCTGCGCCGCCGCCATCCTGCGGCTCTTCCGCGTCGAGCCGAAGGACGAGGTCGAGGCGGTCTTCACCAGCGAGCAGCTCAACCGTCTGGTGGAGGACTCCGGTCAGGCGGGCCTGCTGGACCCGGAGGAACAGGAGCGCCTGGAGGACGCGCTGGAACTGGGCTCCCGCCCGGTCACCGACGTCCTCCTCAAGCGCGAGTCCCTGGTGACCGTCCGCCCCTCGGTGACCCCGGGCCAGATCATCGAGCTCACCGGCCGCACCGGGTACTCCCGCTTCCCGATCGCCGCGGAGAACGGCGCGTTCATGGGCTACCTGCACGTGAAGGACGTACTCGATCTGGAGGAGTCCCAGCGGGCGGTACCCCAGCAGATCTGGCGCCCGATGACGAAACTCCGCTCCGACCTGCCCCTGGACGACGCGCTCACGGTGATGCGGCGAGCGGCGACACACCTGGCGCAGGTGGCGGACGGGTCCGGGAAGGTGCTGGGCCTGGTGGCCCTGGAGGACGTGCTGGAGCTGCTGGTGGGCGAGGTACGGGACCCGGCGCACCGGGAGCTGCCGGAGGTCCGGGTCACGGAACCTCGGAGCAGTGAGGAAGCACTGGCGTCATAG
- a CDS encoding AAA family ATPase, with translation MDFGTQGPEAPADLAWLRGVDAYTMGAYPQAEEEFRAAVRIDPGMADGWLGLHALRVDTTTALLRMFRHRERFGEQRARHRRTLNSWYWLGWWVQPVLESPRDLLLAHASHWLDGRHVPELDRALAGLPPVDTDHQVRFLHACRAYLVKDWEQLVRHTDPLIDDAMLGIEAGLFGGMARVRLEMFGQAEPLLSAALMRCRSEQPQRKELRYWLARAHEGTGRSAAALPLYRAVHRVDPAFMDTSARLAAIAEGDGYDDPADLAAITLTGFGQDVLEGPDGVDPLFGVEGRELKLSEPEPPPTGSLPSMTDPAGRERSGSSTGALPAGPTDPVLLEEALAELERMVGLEPVKRQVKALSAQLNMARLRAGQGLPVQPPKRHFVFSGPSGTGKTTVARILGRVFYALGLLGGDHLVEAQRADLVGEYLGQTAVKANELIDSALGGVLFVDEAYSLSNSGYGKGDAYGDEALQVLLKRAEDNRDHLVVILAGYPEGMDRLLAANPGLSSRFTTRVDFPSYRPLELTSIGEVLAAENGDVWDEEALDELRSIAGHVVDQGWIDELGNGRFLRTLYEKSCAYRDLRLSTYPGVLSRDDLSTLRLADLMQAYGEVLSGRGPQDPSAT, from the coding sequence ATGGATTTCGGCACGCAGGGCCCCGAGGCCCCGGCCGACCTCGCCTGGCTGCGAGGTGTGGACGCCTACACGATGGGCGCCTACCCCCAGGCGGAGGAGGAGTTCCGGGCCGCGGTGCGGATCGATCCCGGGATGGCCGACGGCTGGCTCGGACTGCACGCGCTGCGCGTCGACACGACGACCGCGCTGCTCCGGATGTTCCGGCACCGCGAGCGCTTCGGCGAGCAACGCGCCCGCCATCGCCGTACCCTCAACTCCTGGTACTGGCTGGGCTGGTGGGTGCAGCCGGTCCTGGAGAGCCCGCGTGACCTGCTGCTCGCGCACGCCTCGCACTGGCTGGACGGCCGGCACGTCCCGGAGCTGGACCGGGCCCTCGCGGGCCTGCCCCCGGTGGACACCGACCACCAGGTCCGCTTCCTGCACGCCTGCCGCGCCTACCTCGTCAAGGACTGGGAACAGCTGGTCCGGCACACCGACCCGCTGATCGACGACGCCATGCTCGGCATCGAGGCCGGTCTGTTCGGGGGCATGGCCCGGGTCCGCCTGGAGATGTTCGGCCAGGCCGAACCGCTGCTCTCGGCGGCCCTGATGCGCTGTCGCAGCGAGCAGCCGCAGCGCAAGGAACTGCGGTACTGGTTGGCCCGCGCCCACGAGGGCACGGGCCGTTCCGCCGCCGCGCTCCCCCTGTACCGGGCGGTGCACCGCGTCGACCCCGCCTTCATGGACACATCGGCCCGGCTCGCCGCGATCGCCGAGGGCGACGGGTACGACGACCCGGCCGACCTCGCGGCGATCACGCTCACCGGGTTCGGGCAGGACGTGCTGGAGGGCCCCGACGGGGTCGACCCGCTGTTCGGCGTCGAGGGGCGGGAGTTGAAGCTCTCCGAGCCGGAGCCGCCGCCGACCGGGTCGCTGCCGTCCATGACGGACCCGGCCGGACGGGAACGGTCCGGCAGCTCGACGGGGGCACTGCCGGCCGGCCCCACCGACCCCGTCTTACTGGAGGAGGCGCTCGCCGAACTCGAGCGCATGGTGGGCCTCGAACCGGTGAAGCGCCAAGTCAAGGCGCTGTCGGCCCAGTTGAACATGGCCCGTCTTCGGGCCGGGCAGGGGCTGCCGGTCCAGCCGCCCAAACGTCACTTCGTCTTCTCCGGCCCCTCCGGCACCGGCAAGACCACCGTGGCCCGCATCCTCGGCCGGGTCTTCTACGCCCTCGGGCTGCTCGGCGGCGACCACCTCGTGGAGGCACAGCGGGCTGACCTGGTCGGGGAGTACCTCGGCCAGACGGCGGTCAAGGCGAACGAACTGATCGACTCGGCGCTGGGCGGGGTCCTGTTCGTCGACGAGGCCTACTCGCTCTCCAACTCCGGTTACGGGAAGGGCGACGCGTACGGCGACGAGGCGCTCCAGGTGCTGCTGAAGCGGGCCGAGGACAACCGGGATCACCTGGTCGTGATCCTGGCTGGCTACCCGGAGGGCATGGACCGCCTGCTGGCCGCGAACCCCGGCCTGTCCTCGCGCTTCACGACCCGGGTCGACTTCCCCTCCTACCGACCCCTCGAACTCACCTCCATCGGCGAGGTGCTGGCCGCCGAGAACGGCGACGTCTGGGACGAGGAGGCACTGGACGAACTGCGCTCCATCGCCGGGCACGTGGTGGACCAGGGGTGGATCGACGAGCTGGGGAACGGGCGGTTCCTGCGGACGCTGTACGAGAAGAGCTGCGCGTACCGGGATCTTCGGTTGTCGACGTATCCGGGGGTGCTGAGCCGGGACGACTTGTCGACACTTCGGCTGGCGGATCTGATGCAGGCGTACGGGGAGGTTCTGTCGGGGCGGGGGCCGCAGGATCCGTCGGCGACGTGA
- a CDS encoding Lrp/AsnC family transcriptional regulator, producing MEELDRQIVQLLVKDGRMSYTDLGKATGLSTSAVHQRVRRLEQRGVIRGYAAVVDPEAVGLPMTAFISVKPFDPSAPDDIAERLAGVPEIEACHSVAGDENYILKVRVATPHELEELLARLRSLAGVSTRTTVVLSTPYEARPPRI from the coding sequence ATGGAGGAGCTGGACCGACAAATCGTGCAGCTGCTCGTCAAGGACGGGCGGATGAGTTACACAGACCTGGGCAAGGCCACGGGTCTGTCCACGTCGGCCGTGCACCAGCGGGTGCGACGGCTGGAGCAGCGCGGTGTCATCCGCGGCTACGCCGCGGTGGTCGACCCCGAGGCGGTGGGACTGCCCATGACCGCCTTCATCTCGGTGAAACCCTTCGACCCCAGCGCCCCCGACGACATCGCGGAACGCCTGGCCGGCGTCCCCGAGATCGAGGCGTGCCACAGCGTGGCGGGCGACGAGAACTACATCCTCAAGGTGCGGGTGGCGACCCCGCACGAACTGGAGGAGCTGCTCGCGAGGCTCCGCTCCCTGGCGGGCGTCTCGACGCGTACGACGGTGGTGCTGTCGACCCCCTACGAGGCCAGGCCGCCGCGCATCTGA
- a CDS encoding glycoside hydrolase family 18 protein: MHFPQRARFRALISAACCAFLGAGLLAGATSATATTPQAPVAKAAGSKVVGYFTEWGTYDRKYYVKNIETSGSAAKLTHINYAFGNVTGGKCAMGDAYAATDKAYTAAESVDGVADTWDQPLRGNFNQLLKLKKKHPGLKVLWSFGGWTWSSGFGEASRNPAAFAQSCYDLVKNSKWVGVFDGIDIDWEYPNACGNTCDTSGREAFKNLMAALRAKFGSGSLVTAAITADATAGGKIDAANYAGAAQYVDWYNPMTYDYFGAWDAAGPTAPHSALNSYSGIPKADFHTSATIAKLKGLGIPASKLLLGIGFYGRGWTGVTQSAPGGTATGPAAGTYEQGIDDYKVLKTKCPATGTVGGTAYAKCGNNWWSYDTPATIATKMTYKNQQGLGGTFFWELSGDTSGGELINAIN, translated from the coding sequence ATGCACTTTCCCCAGCGCGCCCGTTTCCGGGCGCTGATCTCCGCCGCGTGTTGCGCGTTCCTCGGCGCGGGCCTGCTGGCCGGCGCGACCAGCGCGACCGCGACCACCCCCCAGGCCCCTGTCGCGAAGGCGGCCGGCTCCAAGGTCGTCGGCTACTTCACCGAATGGGGCACCTACGACCGCAAGTACTACGTCAAGAACATCGAGACCTCCGGCTCGGCGGCGAAGCTGACCCACATCAACTACGCCTTCGGCAACGTCACCGGCGGCAAGTGCGCGATGGGCGACGCCTACGCCGCCACCGACAAGGCGTACACCGCGGCCGAGTCGGTGGACGGTGTCGCCGACACCTGGGACCAACCGCTGCGGGGCAACTTCAACCAGCTGCTGAAGCTGAAGAAGAAGCACCCCGGGCTCAAGGTCCTGTGGTCCTTCGGCGGTTGGACCTGGTCGAGCGGGTTCGGGGAGGCGTCGCGGAACCCGGCCGCGTTCGCCCAGTCCTGCTACGACCTGGTGAAGAACTCCAAGTGGGTGGGTGTCTTCGACGGCATCGACATCGACTGGGAGTACCCGAACGCGTGCGGCAACACCTGTGACACCAGCGGCAGGGAGGCGTTCAAGAACCTGATGGCGGCGCTGCGCGCCAAGTTCGGGAGCGGTTCGCTGGTCACCGCAGCGATCACCGCCGACGCCACGGCGGGCGGCAAGATCGACGCGGCGAACTACGCGGGCGCGGCCCAGTACGTCGACTGGTACAACCCCATGACGTACGACTACTTCGGCGCCTGGGACGCGGCGGGACCGACGGCCCCGCACTCCGCGCTGAACAGCTACTCGGGCATCCCGAAGGCGGACTTCCACACCTCGGCGACGATCGCCAAGCTCAAGGGCCTCGGCATCCCGGCCTCGAAACTGCTGCTCGGCATCGGCTTCTACGGCCGCGGCTGGACCGGCGTGACCCAGTCGGCGCCGGGCGGCACCGCGACGGGCCCGGCGGCGGGCACGTACGAGCAGGGCATCGACGACTACAAGGTGCTCAAGACCAAGTGCCCGGCGACGGGGACGGTCGGCGGCACGGCGTACGCCAAGTGCGGCAACAACTGGTGGAGTTACGACACTCCCGCGACCATCGCGACGAAGATGACGTACAAGAACCAGCAGGGCCTCGGCGGCACCTTCTTCTGGGAGCTGAGCGGGGACACCTCGGGCGGTGAGCTGATCAACGCGATCAACTAG